Proteins found in one Hirundo rustica isolate bHirRus1 chromosome 9, bHirRus1.pri.v3, whole genome shotgun sequence genomic segment:
- the PODN gene encoding podocan: MLLTWHELREPVGAREMFFSIHLISDSKGAMPAGGRALLALLGLPALLALGCAADSDSAEGGPERRRPGPGPACPRDCGCTQEGVVDCGGIDLKEFPLLLPELTNHLSLQNNQIEEIFPEELARLYRLETLNLQNNRLTSKGLPEEAFEHLENLNYLYLANNKLTVAPKFLPNTLISADFAANYLTKIYGLTFGQKPNLRSVYLHNNKLSDAGLPDNMFNGSNNVEILIMSSNFLKYVPKNLPPALYKLHLQSNKLEKIPKGAFSELAGLRELYLQNNYLSNEGMDNETFWKLSSLEYLDLSSNNLSQIPNGLPRNIVLLHLEKNAIKVIDRDVLTQIKNLEYLLLHNNKLKARGIHPLAFQGLKKLHTVHLYNNMLERIPSGLPRRVKTLMILHNQISEINRNDFATTYFLEELNLSYNKITSPQIHREAFRKLRQLKSLDLSGNNLHTVPFGFPKNLQVLKLKENEISIIPKGTLSGMTKLRELYLSNNKLKVNSIYSRAWRELSSLQSLDMAGNQLTSIPLGLPESLEYLYLQNNKITTVSENAFESTPKIKGIYLRFNKIAVGALKESIFQNLKHLQVLDIEGNLEFSNSSKNKDDSEEEMEDEEEEEEEELR; this comes from the exons ATGTTACTGACATGGCATGAGCTGAGAGAGCCTGTGGGGGCAAGAGAAATGTTCTTCTCCATTCATCTGATTTCTGACAGCAAAG GGGCGATGCCCGCCGGCGGCCGGGcgctgctggcgctgctggggctcccggcgctgctggccctgggctgcGCCGCCGACAGCGACTCGGCCGAGGGCGgcccggagcggcggcggcccgggcccggccccgcctgCCCCCGCGACTGCGGCTGCACCCAGGAGGGCGTCGTGGATTGCGGCGGCATCGACCTCAAGGAGttcccgctgctgctgcccgaGCTGACCAACCACCTCTCCCTGCAG AATAACCAAATAGAAGAAATCTTTCCAGAGGAGCTCGCTCGTCTTTATAGACTGGAAACTCTCAATTTGCAAAACAACAGGCTGACTTCAAAAG GGTTGCCAGAGGAAGCATTTGAGCATCTGGAGAACCTGAATTACCTGTATCTGGCAAACAATAAG CTAACAGTGGCTCCAAAATTCCTACCAAATACCTTGATCAGTGCAGATTTTGCAGCCAATTATCTCACTAAGATATATGGGCTCACATTTGGACAGAAACCAAACTTGAG ATCTGTGTATCTTCATAACAACAAACTTTCAGATGCTGGGTTACCTGATAATATGTTCAATGGCTCTAATAATGTGGAGATACTCATCATGTCCAGCAATTTCTTGAAGTATGTTCCAAAGAATCTCCCTCCAGCACTATATAAATTACACTTACAG AGCAACAAGCTGGAGAAGATTCCCAAAGGAGCCTTCAGTGAACTTGCCGGTCTGCGGGAGCTGTATTTGCAGAACAACTACTTGTCTAATGAGGGAATGGACAACGAAACTTTCTG GAAATTGTCTAGTCTTGAATATCTGGATTTGTCCAGCAATAACCTCTCACAAATCCCAAATGGTTTACCTCGAAACATCGTCCTCCTCCACCTGGAGAAGAATGCAATTAAGGTGATTGACAGAGATGTCTTGACCCAAATTAAGAACCTGGAGTACCTTCTGCTCCACAATAACAAATTAAAAGCCCGAGGTATTCACCCCTTAGCCTTCCAGGGCTTAAAGAAGCTGCACACTGTCCACCTGTACAACAACATGCTGGAAAGGATCCCCAGTGGGCTGCCCCGGCGAGTGAAGACACTTATGATCCTTCACAACCAGATCTCGGAGATTAACAGGAATGACTTTGCTACCACTTACTTCCTTGAAGAGCTGAACCTGAGCTACAACAAGATCACAAGTCCCCAGATCCATCGGGAGGCCTTTCGTAAGCTGAGGCAGCTAAAGTCCCTGGATCTTTCTGGAAACAATCTCCACACGGTGCCTTTTGGCTTTCCAAAGAACTTGCAGGTTCTGAAGCTGAAGGAGAACGAGATAAGCATCATCCCAAAAGGGACTTTATCTGGGATGACAAAACTGAGAGAACTGTATTTGAGCAACAATAAACTGAAAGTAAATTCAATTTATTCAAGAGCATGGAGAGAACTCAGCAGTCTTCAG TCACTAGACATGGCTGGCAACCAGCTGACATCTATCCCGTTAGGCCTGCCAGAATCTCTGGAGTACCTGTATCTCCAGAACAACAAGATCACAACGGTTTCTGAGAATGCTTTTGAATCCACACCCAAAATAAAGGGGATTTACCTCAG gtTTAATAAGATTGCAGTTGGAGCACTGAAAGAAAGTATCTTCCAAAACCTGAAGCACTTACAGGTACTAGATATTGAAGGGAACCTTGAATTCAGCAACAGTTCAAAGAATAAGGATGACTCAGAAGAGGAAATggaagatgaggaagaggaagaggaagaagaactGAGATAA